Proteins found in one Ptychodera flava strain L36383 chromosome 3, AS_Pfla_20210202, whole genome shotgun sequence genomic segment:
- the LOC139129719 gene encoding venom allergen 5-like isoform X2 has protein sequence MTCRPLCLALLLGFVVVIESLPQSSLQSLPQRRTITKRGAEYNSWCDDTYNGKYTHACADLTSCIKKKHLCDGEKQCGDGSDEQGCGGGGGGGGAPADDGPQASRSDKCNWFPDSPYGCADSSGICMREADLCSGFVQCDDASDEMGCGYGESDSNDCTKPRQLSNSGEKEIMDQLVEAHNYFRCLHGVGPLKWDDKLAAFARTVASDNAARGYIHHSDSDYGENIAMQQLQGEKQATGYGFVKMWYDEIEMYNFRNPMFDFNTGHFTQVVWKGSERVGCAMASAPAGAFTAFYVVCNYEPQGNWMDKMAENVPGLI, from the exons ATGACTTGTCGCCCTCTGTGTTTAGCACTGCTGCTCGGCTTTGTGGTCGTCATTGAATCTTTGCCACAGTCCAGCCTGCAG TCTCTACCGCAAAGGAGAACGATCACAAAGCGAG GAGCTGAGTATAACTCTTGGTGTGACGACACCTACAACGGCAAATACACCCACGCATGCGCTGATTTGACCTCTTGCATCAAAAAGAAGCATCTGTGCGACGGAGAAAAGCAGTGCGGTGACGGAAGCGACGAACAAGGCTGTGGTGGAG GTGGTGGTGGCGGCGGCGCACCAGCTGATGACG GACCGCAGGCGTCTCGAAGCGACAAGTGCAACTGGTTTCCGGACTCACCGTACGGCTGCGCCGACAGTAGCGGAATCTGTATGAGAGAGGCAGACCTGTGCAGCGGATTCGTTCAGTGTGACGACGCTAGCGACGAAATGGGATGCG GTTACGGTGAGTCTGATTCCAACGACTGTACAAAACCACGGCAGCTCTCCAACAGCGGTGAAAAGGAAATCATGGACCAGCTTGTCGAAGCCCACAACTATTTCCGCTGTCTGCACGGAGTTGGCCCCTTGAAGTGGGATGACAAATTGGCAGCCTTTGCGAG GACAGTAGCCAGTGATAACGCAGCCCGTGGATACATCCATCACTCTGATAGCGATTACGGTGAGAACATTGCCATGCAGCAGTTGCAGGGAGAAAAACAGGCCACAG GTTACGGCTTTGTGAAGATGTGGTATGATGAGATTGAGATGTACAACTTCCGTAACCCAATGTTTGACTTCAACACCG GCCATTTCACCCAGGTCGTTTGGAAAGGCTCCGAGAGAGTTGGCTGTGCCATGGCCTCCGCTCCCGCCGGCGCCTTCACTGCTTTCTACGTCGTCTGCAACTACGAACCGCAAGGAAACTGGATGGACAAGATGGCCGAAAATGTTCCAGGGCTGATTTAA
- the LOC139129719 gene encoding uncharacterized protein isoform X1 — protein MTCRPLCLALLLGFVVVIESLPQSSLQSLPQRRTITKRGAEYNSWCDDTYNGKYTHACADLTSCIKKKHLCDGEKQCGDGSDEQGCGGGSSKTPAKFNSWCEETYNGIYSYACANLAHCIKEQVICDGKTQCPDGSDEIDCDGGGGGGGAPADDGPQASRSDKCNWFPDSPYGCADSSGICMREADLCSGFVQCDDASDEMGCGYGESDSNDCTKPRQLSNSGEKEIMDQLVEAHNYFRCLHGVGPLKWDDKLAAFARTVASDNAARGYIHHSDSDYGENIAMQQLQGEKQATGYGFVKMWYDEIEMYNFRNPMFDFNTGHFTQVVWKGSERVGCAMASAPAGAFTAFYVVCNYEPQGNWMDKMAENVPGLI, from the exons ATGACTTGTCGCCCTCTGTGTTTAGCACTGCTGCTCGGCTTTGTGGTCGTCATTGAATCTTTGCCACAGTCCAGCCTGCAG TCTCTACCGCAAAGGAGAACGATCACAAAGCGAG GAGCTGAGTATAACTCTTGGTGTGACGACACCTACAACGGCAAATACACCCACGCATGCGCTGATTTGACCTCTTGCATCAAAAAGAAGCATCTGTGCGACGGAGAAAAGCAGTGCGGTGACGGAAGCGACGAACAAGGCTGTGGTGGAG GGTCGTCAAAAACCCCAGCCAAGTTTAATTCTTGGTGCGAAGAAACCTACAATGGAATATACTCGTACGCATGCGCAAATTTGGCTCACTGTATCAAAGAGCAGGTGATCTGTGATGGCAAAACACAGTGTCCAGATGGAAGTGATGAGATCGACTGTGACGGTG GTGGTGGTGGCGGCGGCGCACCAGCTGATGACG GACCGCAGGCGTCTCGAAGCGACAAGTGCAACTGGTTTCCGGACTCACCGTACGGCTGCGCCGACAGTAGCGGAATCTGTATGAGAGAGGCAGACCTGTGCAGCGGATTCGTTCAGTGTGACGACGCTAGCGACGAAATGGGATGCG GTTACGGTGAGTCTGATTCCAACGACTGTACAAAACCACGGCAGCTCTCCAACAGCGGTGAAAAGGAAATCATGGACCAGCTTGTCGAAGCCCACAACTATTTCCGCTGTCTGCACGGAGTTGGCCCCTTGAAGTGGGATGACAAATTGGCAGCCTTTGCGAG GACAGTAGCCAGTGATAACGCAGCCCGTGGATACATCCATCACTCTGATAGCGATTACGGTGAGAACATTGCCATGCAGCAGTTGCAGGGAGAAAAACAGGCCACAG GTTACGGCTTTGTGAAGATGTGGTATGATGAGATTGAGATGTACAACTTCCGTAACCCAATGTTTGACTTCAACACCG GCCATTTCACCCAGGTCGTTTGGAAAGGCTCCGAGAGAGTTGGCTGTGCCATGGCCTCCGCTCCCGCCGGCGCCTTCACTGCTTTCTACGTCGTCTGCAACTACGAACCGCAAGGAAACTGGATGGACAAGATGGCCGAAAATGTTCCAGGGCTGATTTAA